The following is a genomic window from Pseudomonas purpurea.
CGAAGAAGCCAAGGACCCGAAACGCACCATTCCACGGGCCTATGTCAGCGGCATCCTGACCCTGGTGTTCCTGGCGATTGGCGTGATGGTCATGGCCGGTGGCGTGGGCGACTGGCGCCAACTGGCGAACATCAACGATCCGCTGCCGCAGGCGATGAAAGCCGTGGTCGGCAATAACTCCAGCTGGATGCACATGCTGGTGTGGATCGGCCTGTTCGGCCTGGTGGCAAGCTTCCACGGGATCATTCTTGGCTACTCGCGGCAGTTCTTCGCCCTCGCCCGTGCCGGTTACCTGCCCCGCGGCCTGGCCAAGCTGTCGCGTTTCCAGACCCCGCACCGAGCGATCCTGGCGGGCGGCGTGATCGGCATCGCGGCGATCTACAGCGACGGCCTGGTCAACCTGCAAGGCATGACCCTGACGGCGGCGATGATCACCATGTCGGTGTTCGGCGCCATCGTGATGTACATCATCAGCATGCTCAGCCTGTTCAAACTGCGCAAAACCGAGCCCCTGCTGGAACGCACCTTCCGTGCGCCGGGGTATCCGATCGTACCGGGCATTGCGCTGTTCCTGGCGGTGGTCTGCCTGGTGGCGATGGCCTGGTTCAACACCCTGATCGGGCTGATCTTCCTCGGGTTCATGGCGGCAGGCTTCATCTACTTCCAACTGACCGCCAAGCAGCGTTCCGACGCACCGGCGGACGCTATGCTCACAGGTATCTGAGTGCACCGGTGCCGGGCGAATCTCCCGGGGCCTGCTTTATGGAAGTGCACTGAGACCCCGTGTGGGAGCGAGCTTGCTCGCGATAGCATCGCCTAGGTATGACTGACACACCGAGGTGCCTGAATCGCGAGCAAGCTCGCTCCCACAGGGGGTCAGCGGTGAATTTGAGTCATTTATAGAACCAGGAGGACACCGCCCATGGCTGCATTTGCCCATACCGTCGGCGCCCAGACCTACCGTTTCGACGACCTCAAGGACGTCATGGCCAAGGCCAGCCCGGCACGTTCCGGGGACTTTCTGGCCGGGGTCGCGGCCCTCAACGACGGCGAGCGGGTCGCCGCGCAAATGGCGCTGGCTGACATCCCGCTCAAACATTTCCTGCAAGAAGTGCTGATTCCGTACGAATCCGACGAAGTCACCCGGCTGATCATCGACACCCACGACGCCGCAGCCTTTGCGACCGTCAGCCACCTCACCGTTGGCGGTTTTCGCGACTGGCTGCTCAGCGATGCCGCCGACGAGCAGAGCCTGCGGGCCCTGGCCCCCGGCCTGACCCCGGAAATGGCCGCCGCCGTGTCGAAAATCATGCGCGTGCAGGATTTGGTATTGGTGGCACAGAAAATCCGCGTGGTGACTCAGTTTCGCGGCACCCTGGGCCTGCGCGGCCGCTTGTCGACACGCCTGCAACCCAACCACCCCACCGACGAACCGGCCGGCATCGCCGCGAGCATTCTCGACGGCCTGCTCTACGGCAACGGCGACGCGATGATCGGCATCAACCCGGCCACCGACAGCATCGCCTCGATCTGCGCCATGCTGGAAATGCTCGACGCGGTGATCCAGCGCTACGAAATCCCGACCCAGGCCTGTGTGCTGACGCACGTCACCACCTCCATCGAGGCGATCAACCGTGGCGTGCCGCTGGACCTGGTGTTCCAGTCCATCGCCGGTACCGAAGCGGCCAACGCCAGTTTCGGCATCAGCCTGAGCGTATTAAAA
Proteins encoded in this region:
- the eat gene encoding ethanolamine permease; its protein translation is MTTTTTLKPTLGTLHLWGIAVGLVISGEYFGWSYGWGTAGTLGFLVTALMVATMYTCFIFSFTELTTAIPHAGGPFAYSRRAFGEKGGLIAGIATLIEFVFAPPAIAMAIGAYLNVQYPDLDPKIAAVGAYFVFMGLNILGVSIAATFELVVTVLAVAELLVFMGVVAPGFSFSNFVLNGWSGSNEFTIASIPGIFAAIPFAIWFFLAIEGAAMAAEEAKDPKRTIPRAYVSGILTLVFLAIGVMVMAGGVGDWRQLANINDPLPQAMKAVVGNNSSWMHMLVWIGLFGLVASFHGIILGYSRQFFALARAGYLPRGLAKLSRFQTPHRAILAGGVIGIAAIYSDGLVNLQGMTLTAAMITMSVFGAIVMYIISMLSLFKLRKTEPLLERTFRAPGYPIVPGIALFLAVVCLVAMAWFNTLIGLIFLGFMAAGFIYFQLTAKQRSDAPADAMLTGI
- a CDS encoding ethanolamine ammonia-lyase subunit EutB — translated: MAAFAHTVGAQTYRFDDLKDVMAKASPARSGDFLAGVAALNDGERVAAQMALADIPLKHFLQEVLIPYESDEVTRLIIDTHDAAAFATVSHLTVGGFRDWLLSDAADEQSLRALAPGLTPEMAAAVSKIMRVQDLVLVAQKIRVVTQFRGTLGLRGRLSTRLQPNHPTDEPAGIAASILDGLLYGNGDAMIGINPATDSIASICAMLEMLDAVIQRYEIPTQACVLTHVTTSIEAINRGVPLDLVFQSIAGTEAANASFGISLSVLKEGYEAGLSLNRGTLGQNLMYFETGQGSALSANAHFGIDQQTCETRAYAVARHFKPFLVNTVVGFIGPEYLYNGKQIIRAGLEDHFCGKLLGVPMGCDICYTNHAEADQDDMDTLLTLLGVAGINFIMGIPGSDDIMLNYQTTSFHDALYARQTLGLKPAPEFEQWLAKMGIFTQGDGKVHFGNNLPPAFRQALAQLG